From a single Lewinella sp. LCG006 genomic region:
- a CDS encoding T9SS type A sorting domain-containing protein, producing the protein MIKQYLLLTLLCVFSLLLRAQVNCSATASSGSGYPAFFAAGFDIENPDCEHTTFGPHITQVFDTELERNVFVFHSHIVEDNDRCQVFDRVRMEVKGGPNTSEALQHSLGDTSYYRWKFRVDEDFVGASSFCHIFQNKIFGGADSGFPVITLTLRAAKLEARHSGGDTGDDLGVLAEADLDRFRGKWVEGYLRQVHREDGAIYLTIKDMNTGLTLLSYENNNIDLWRDGAEYSRPKWGMYRLKGSSLQDEEIRFADFCVSEEGEDQCPEEAVLVPDMVAPTAPANLVASNVTISSVDLNWSAATDEYGVTAYDVLQDGIVVQTVTGLATTVNDLLPSTTYTFAIQARDEAGNISDPSNDATITTDSATALPDAASNPSPADGATNVSNVANLSWMSGGNTDDFEVYFGTSENPPLVSTQNTTTYLPDLGANTTYFWKLIARNENGATEGPRWSFTTGELNDDLPWEVYRADARPEIETNFFALNAAPAEPPVDEIIDDPNGADNRYFGFRSNTSENFRWRYALESTDTAYTIVARFKAVSPDVNGICYFDIRIGGWRQKVRINQTTIKLEKSSPVAEEEVPFNWNDELHLMRMIVNGNLTTIYVDENPVPLVSALSNEESTSSFFEWGKSGGEDYGAYVDWLAVDKTGVYAPGEGTPLPEDLFLSSDATLATLMVNGEQVTDFAPYQLDYTVDLTSTEVPILNYTTTSALATTMEMSPATVPNTQATVTVTAQDGWTVKTYTINYTGVTAVESPTRDLQVQVFPNPVREQLQIILSEVETATGTIFNLNGQVMKDDLLLRNGTLVDVSTWPKGVYILKVFTSENASSEIKFVLE; encoded by the coding sequence ATGATAAAACAATACCTCCTCCTTACTTTACTTTGCGTCTTTAGCCTGTTGCTCCGTGCGCAAGTGAATTGTTCGGCTACCGCCTCATCAGGAAGTGGCTATCCGGCCTTCTTCGCAGCAGGTTTTGATATTGAAAATCCGGATTGTGAACATACCACTTTTGGCCCTCACATTACGCAGGTTTTTGATACAGAATTGGAACGCAACGTCTTCGTTTTCCATAGCCACATTGTGGAAGACAACGACCGCTGCCAGGTCTTTGATCGGGTACGGATGGAGGTAAAAGGTGGCCCTAACACGAGTGAAGCATTACAGCATAGCTTGGGAGATACCTCTTATTACCGTTGGAAATTCCGGGTTGATGAAGACTTTGTGGGGGCTTCTTCTTTCTGCCATATTTTTCAAAACAAAATCTTCGGTGGAGCAGATAGCGGTTTTCCGGTGATAACCCTTACGCTCCGTGCGGCGAAGCTGGAAGCCCGGCACAGTGGCGGTGACACCGGAGATGATTTGGGCGTGCTGGCCGAAGCCGATCTCGACCGCTTTCGCGGAAAATGGGTGGAAGGCTACCTGCGTCAGGTTCACCGCGAAGACGGTGCTATCTACTTGACAATTAAAGACATGAATACGGGTCTCACCCTGCTTTCTTACGAAAATAACAACATTGACTTGTGGCGGGATGGCGCAGAATACAGTCGCCCCAAATGGGGGATGTATCGCCTGAAAGGCAGCAGCCTGCAAGATGAAGAAATACGCTTTGCCGACTTTTGCGTGTCGGAAGAAGGGGAGGACCAGTGCCCGGAAGAGGCTGTGTTGGTTCCCGATATGGTTGCGCCTACGGCTCCGGCAAACTTGGTAGCTTCCAATGTGACGATTTCGAGTGTAGACCTCAATTGGTCGGCAGCTACGGATGAATATGGGGTGACGGCTTACGATGTGTTGCAGGACGGAATAGTGGTTCAAACGGTGACGGGATTAGCTACCACAGTCAATGACCTTTTGCCCTCAACGACTTACACTTTCGCCATCCAGGCACGCGACGAGGCGGGCAATATTTCTGATCCCAGCAATGATGCGACAATTACTACTGATTCGGCTACCGCCTTGCCCGATGCTGCGAGTAACCCTAGCCCTGCTGACGGCGCTACCAATGTGAGCAACGTAGCCAATCTAAGCTGGATGAGCGGTGGAAATACCGATGATTTTGAAGTTTATTTCGGTACCAGCGAAAATCCTCCTTTGGTCAGTACCCAGAATACGACGACTTATCTGCCTGATTTAGGAGCCAATACAACCTATTTTTGGAAATTAATAGCTCGTAACGAGAACGGTGCCACCGAGGGCCCACGCTGGTCATTTACCACTGGCGAACTCAATGATGATCTTCCCTGGGAGGTGTACCGTGCCGATGCGCGGCCAGAAATCGAAACCAACTTCTTTGCCCTCAATGCCGCGCCTGCGGAGCCACCCGTCGACGAAATAATTGACGATCCCAACGGGGCGGATAATCGCTATTTTGGCTTTCGTAGTAATACGAGTGAAAACTTTCGCTGGCGTTATGCCCTGGAGAGTACGGATACGGCTTATACCATAGTGGCTCGCTTCAAAGCCGTAAGCCCGGATGTAAACGGCATCTGCTACTTTGATATCCGCATCGGCGGCTGGCGCCAAAAAGTTAGGATCAACCAGACGACGATAAAACTGGAAAAGTCATCGCCTGTAGCCGAAGAGGAGGTGCCTTTCAACTGGAACGATGAGCTCCACCTGATGCGCATGATTGTCAACGGTAACCTGACTACTATCTACGTGGATGAAAATCCGGTTCCGCTCGTTAGTGCATTAAGTAACGAAGAAAGCACCAGCAGCTTCTTCGAATGGGGCAAGTCTGGAGGCGAAGATTATGGTGCTTATGTGGATTGGCTGGCGGTAGACAAGACAGGTGTTTACGCTCCCGGAGAGGGGACACCCTTACCGGAGGATTTGTTTCTGAGCAGCGATGCGACTTTGGCGACCTTAATGGTGAACGGCGAACAAGTAACTGACTTTGCACCTTATCAGCTGGACTACACGGTAGATCTAACAAGCACGGAAGTGCCGATCCTCAATTATACTACTACCTCGGCCTTGGCGACAACCATGGAAATGAGTCCTGCCACTGTTCCCAATACCCAAGCTACGGTGACGGTAACTGCCCAGGATGGCTGGACGGTAAAGACCTATACCATCAATTATACGGGAGTCACTGCGGTAGAATCGCCTACTAGAGACTTGCAAGTGCAGGTGTTCCCCAATCCGGTACGGGAACAATTGCAGATCATACTTTCAGAAGTAGAGACGGCTACGGGCACTATTTTCAACTTGAATGGTCAAGTGATGAAAGATGATTTACTTTTACGAAATGGCACCTTGGTCGATGTTTCAACTTGGCCGAAAGGAGTGTATATCTTAAAGGTGTTTACATCAGAAAATGCCTCTTCGGAGATCAAGTTTGTTTTAGAATAA
- a CDS encoding glycoside hydrolase family 2 TIM barrel-domain containing protein translates to MKNKLLLFLGLVGLFYILSSSNIGAFLQPLQERITENINEDWHYLADNTQDIAQLKSKTDWQTINLPHTWNQWDALDLEPGYRRDASWYQKEIFLSNYEQAEYLLYFEGSNISTQVYVNGELAGTHVGGYVGFRINITPQVRRGQKNTISIRVDNSYNPNIIPTQKADFFIYGGITRDLWLEIVPKVRLQDVYISTPEVSREQATTTLAITLPPGIELTKDYEVKSSIISGENQTVVAEKNFAAAAVNQQQALVMPTIKTPELWSPDHPHLYQVKVQLLKNGQVCDEKTATIGYRWYHFEQHGAFYLNGERLLLRGTHRHEEHAGYGAAMPNEQHRKDIAQIKEMGANFIRLGHYPQDPEVYRACNELGLIVWDELPWCRGGMGEEEWQANTERLLLEQIHQHYNHPSICFWALGNEIYWLPDFENGDDEQRLNAYVTKLNKLAHEADPYRLTALRKYYAGADLVDVFSPSIWSGWYAGVYTNYKNTLTQNQEEYAQFLHMEYGGSSHVGRHTENPITGEGALSDDDWAEVANQVNIENVAKKGDWTENYIVDLFDYYLSVTETQPNFAGNAQWAFKDFGTPLRPKNAIPYLNQKGLVDRDGQPKDAYYVYKSYWSKTPFVYIESHTWTYRRGPEGKARNISVYSNCAVVELIHNGKKLGRKNRVLGELPAGGLNWEVDFTAGENTLIAVGEATDGSTYADTLKITYDFQQAATADNIHLSAKMLANGNFLVEAEVQDKNGLRVLDYEEEIYFTCDGAGTLLRHYGTPTRSQVIQMANGRAAIELTPEPSGKAIIEARNQDFKGSYLVIDFAKESSTKMKNNETE, encoded by the coding sequence ATGAAAAATAAGCTACTCCTCTTTCTGGGCTTGGTTGGCCTTTTCTATATCCTGTCCAGCAGTAATATTGGTGCCTTTCTGCAACCTCTGCAGGAGCGAATCACGGAAAACATCAATGAGGACTGGCATTATCTGGCAGACAATACCCAGGATATTGCACAGCTAAAAAGCAAGACCGATTGGCAGACGATCAACTTACCACACACCTGGAACCAGTGGGATGCGCTCGACCTGGAACCCGGCTATCGACGCGATGCCAGTTGGTACCAAAAAGAAATATTCTTGAGCAATTACGAGCAGGCGGAATACCTGCTTTATTTTGAAGGATCCAATATCAGTACCCAGGTTTACGTCAACGGAGAGTTGGCAGGTACCCATGTAGGAGGTTACGTCGGGTTCCGCATCAATATCACGCCTCAGGTGCGCCGGGGGCAGAAGAACACCATCAGCATAAGGGTAGACAATAGTTATAATCCCAATATCATCCCCACGCAGAAAGCTGATTTTTTCATCTATGGGGGAATTACGCGAGATCTTTGGTTGGAAATAGTGCCCAAGGTAAGGTTGCAAGATGTTTACATTAGCACACCGGAAGTGAGTCGGGAGCAAGCAACTACCACACTGGCAATCACCTTACCTCCCGGTATCGAACTGACAAAGGACTACGAGGTGAAGTCCAGCATTATCAGTGGCGAAAACCAAACGGTGGTCGCTGAAAAAAACTTTGCGGCCGCAGCTGTCAACCAACAGCAAGCATTGGTCATGCCAACGATAAAAACGCCTGAGTTGTGGTCACCCGATCATCCTCATCTTTACCAAGTGAAGGTACAACTGCTGAAAAATGGCCAGGTCTGCGATGAAAAAACAGCGACCATCGGCTATCGTTGGTACCACTTTGAACAGCATGGTGCTTTTTATTTGAATGGAGAACGCCTTCTCTTACGCGGTACGCACCGCCACGAAGAACACGCGGGCTACGGGGCCGCAATGCCCAATGAGCAACACCGCAAAGACATCGCTCAGATCAAAGAGATGGGCGCTAACTTCATCCGTCTCGGGCATTATCCCCAAGACCCCGAAGTCTACAGGGCTTGTAATGAACTTGGGTTGATTGTCTGGGACGAACTCCCCTGGTGCCGCGGCGGCATGGGCGAAGAGGAATGGCAAGCCAATACCGAACGCTTGCTGCTGGAGCAAATTCACCAGCATTACAACCACCCCAGCATTTGCTTTTGGGCTCTGGGGAATGAAATTTATTGGTTACCCGATTTCGAAAACGGTGATGATGAACAGCGACTCAATGCTTACGTCACCAAACTCAATAAGCTCGCTCACGAGGCCGATCCTTACCGATTGACGGCCTTGCGCAAATACTACGCAGGTGCTGATTTGGTTGATGTTTTCTCGCCCTCTATTTGGTCGGGATGGTACGCTGGGGTATATACCAACTACAAAAATACCCTGACCCAAAATCAAGAAGAATACGCCCAGTTTCTCCATATGGAGTACGGCGGTTCCAGCCATGTGGGGCGTCACACAGAGAACCCCATTACGGGTGAAGGCGCACTGAGTGATGATGATTGGGCCGAGGTCGCCAACCAGGTCAATATCGAAAACGTGGCCAAAAAGGGCGACTGGACGGAAAACTACATCGTAGACCTCTTCGATTATTACCTCAGTGTAACCGAAACCCAGCCCAATTTTGCCGGGAATGCCCAGTGGGCTTTCAAAGATTTCGGGACACCATTGCGACCTAAAAATGCCATTCCTTACCTCAACCAAAAAGGCTTGGTAGATCGTGATGGCCAGCCCAAGGATGCTTACTACGTCTACAAAAGTTATTGGTCGAAAACACCCTTTGTTTACATCGAATCGCATACCTGGACTTACCGTCGTGGCCCCGAAGGCAAAGCGCGGAATATCTCGGTTTACAGCAATTGTGCAGTCGTAGAATTGATCCACAATGGTAAAAAATTAGGGCGTAAAAACCGCGTACTCGGCGAACTTCCTGCTGGGGGGCTCAACTGGGAGGTGGATTTCACAGCGGGCGAAAATACCCTCATTGCCGTCGGTGAAGCCACCGATGGAAGCACCTATGCAGACACCTTGAAGATTACCTATGATTTCCAACAAGCAGCAACGGCCGACAATATCCACTTGAGTGCTAAAATGCTCGCCAACGGGAATTTTTTGGTAGAAGCTGAAGTACAAGATAAAAATGGGCTGCGAGTGCTTGATTACGAGGAAGAAATTTACTTCACCTGCGATGGTGCCGGGACTTTACTTCGCCATTATGGCACACCCACTCGCAGCCAAGTGATCCAAATGGCCAACGGGCGGGCAGCCATTGAGCTCACACCGGAGCCGTCGGGCAAAGCCATTATTGAGGCAAGAAACCAGGATTTCAAAGGGAGCTATCTGGTCATCGATTTTGCGAAAGAAAGTTCCACCAAAATGAAGAACAATGAAACAGAATAG
- a CDS encoding DUF4861 family protein, protein MKQNRLLLWLLITVQFSCAAPASEEGNQATEPVAATKKTQALLLTQDFPFDPTDKDKVTGDYVAQSRIVVPANLATQSKWIMFEGPVLENDLIAYRYYADSRHRFDIYGKTVTDLVMDTVSWQYHDIMNWGSDVLKVGNSLGLGSPAIWYQDSLYTLSECAEKTIEVIENGEERSLIRTTFKGLKIGEKALDLVQDWSLGAGESWSEIHLYLKSGTLPEGMSFATGFVKHLPELTIGSTDEYAYLMNWGEQSFHHENMGMAVLAEKTYQPVSIDDELSHVFIFEKAPKEVRYRFLAAWERDNNGVKYAQDFRQLVEQSGKSKK, encoded by the coding sequence ATGAAACAGAATAGACTACTTCTCTGGTTATTGATCACCGTCCAGTTTTCCTGTGCTGCGCCAGCGTCGGAGGAAGGAAACCAAGCAACGGAACCTGTTGCCGCTACCAAAAAAACACAGGCCTTGCTCCTGACCCAGGACTTCCCCTTCGATCCTACTGATAAAGACAAGGTAACTGGCGATTATGTAGCCCAATCCCGGATTGTTGTTCCTGCTAATCTGGCGACCCAGAGCAAGTGGATCATGTTTGAAGGACCCGTATTGGAGAACGATCTCATCGCCTACCGCTACTATGCCGACAGCCGCCATCGCTTCGATATTTACGGTAAAACCGTCACTGATCTTGTGATGGACACCGTAAGTTGGCAATACCACGATATCATGAATTGGGGCTCGGATGTGCTCAAGGTGGGGAATTCCCTCGGCCTGGGCAGTCCGGCCATTTGGTACCAGGACTCCTTGTACACGCTCTCCGAATGCGCCGAGAAAACCATCGAGGTGATCGAGAACGGGGAGGAACGTTCGCTCATCCGAACCACTTTCAAGGGATTAAAAATAGGGGAGAAAGCCCTCGATCTCGTTCAAGACTGGAGCCTGGGTGCCGGAGAGTCTTGGTCAGAAATACACCTTTATCTGAAAAGCGGGACTTTGCCTGAAGGAATGTCTTTTGCTACTGGTTTTGTTAAGCATCTACCTGAGTTGACCATAGGGAGTACGGATGAATATGCTTACCTGATGAACTGGGGAGAACAGTCGTTTCATCACGAAAATATGGGTATGGCTGTTTTGGCCGAAAAGACTTATCAGCCCGTTTCCATTGACGATGAACTGAGCCATGTTTTTATTTTTGAAAAAGCACCAAAAGAAGTCCGTTATCGCTTTCTAGCTGCCTGGGAGCGCGACAATAACGGGGTGAAATATGCCCAGGATTTTCGCCAGTTGGTGGAACAATCTGGAAAAAGTAAAAAGTAA
- a CDS encoding alginate lyase family protein: protein MHREYKVFGVLFIVVFWCLSSCATNKEKVAFAYNEKGIVAQADAYLLEHPVTITAFPAERSAGGPHDYFSEGSYWWPDPENPDGPYIRKDGQRNPDNFDAHKKAFRKMVDRVTTLTAAYEITGEVKYAQQVIRHLQAWFIDPATLMNPNLLYGQAIHGINTGRGIGIIDTIKLIDVALSIRLLAAAGLLEGAQYTTIQQWFSDYGDWLTTHPYGVDERDNNNNHSTWWGAQVAAFGLVTQREDLLAISREQFKKQLNIQLAADGSFPDELARTKPFGYTNYNLEGWTTFCLLASTPEENLWTYQSKNGSLEKAVAFVLPYLEAPATWPYFTALEAELSVQRRDYLVFATWCSKDKKYLDFWQQLPPGKDDYHANLVLWKNSMVNEK, encoded by the coding sequence ATGCATAGAGAATACAAGGTCTTTGGTGTACTGTTTATTGTGGTCTTTTGGTGCTTGTCGAGCTGCGCAACGAATAAGGAAAAGGTAGCCTTTGCCTACAACGAAAAAGGCATTGTTGCTCAGGCTGATGCGTACCTGCTCGAACATCCCGTCACCATCACTGCTTTCCCCGCCGAGCGAAGTGCAGGTGGGCCGCATGACTATTTTTCGGAAGGGTCCTACTGGTGGCCTGATCCCGAAAACCCGGATGGGCCATACATTCGCAAAGATGGTCAGCGTAATCCCGACAACTTTGATGCTCACAAGAAGGCTTTCCGAAAAATGGTGGATAGGGTCACCACCCTGACGGCCGCTTATGAGATCACTGGCGAAGTAAAATACGCCCAGCAAGTTATTCGGCATTTACAGGCCTGGTTTATCGACCCTGCTACACTGATGAACCCCAACCTGCTGTACGGGCAAGCTATCCACGGTATCAATACCGGGAGGGGCATCGGTATCATTGATACCATTAAACTGATTGATGTAGCCTTGAGTATCCGGCTTCTGGCGGCGGCCGGGTTGTTGGAAGGAGCGCAGTACACTACAATTCAGCAATGGTTCAGCGACTATGGGGATTGGCTTACGACTCACCCTTACGGGGTGGATGAGCGTGATAACAACAACAACCACAGCACTTGGTGGGGGGCACAAGTAGCCGCTTTTGGGCTGGTCACCCAACGGGAAGACTTGCTCGCGATCAGTAGGGAACAATTTAAAAAACAGCTCAATATTCAGCTAGCTGCCGATGGAAGCTTCCCGGATGAGTTGGCCCGGACCAAGCCGTTTGGTTATACCAATTATAACCTGGAGGGCTGGACGACTTTCTGTCTGCTGGCTTCTACGCCGGAAGAAAATCTCTGGACCTACCAAAGCAAAAATGGCAGCCTGGAAAAAGCGGTAGCTTTTGTCCTCCCTTACCTGGAAGCACCAGCAACCTGGCCTTATTTTACTGCTCTGGAAGCGGAGCTTTCTGTGCAACGAAGGGACTACCTGGTTTTTGCAACCTGGTGCTCTAAGGACAAAAAATACCTGGACTTTTGGCAGCAGCTGCCTCCGGGAAAAGACGATTATCACGCCAACCTGGTGTTGTGGAAAAATAGCATGGTCAATGAAAAATAG
- a CDS encoding alginate lyase family protein: MKNSYLIVWLSVLSLTTCNQPAVSENDGTIQVPALEIEFNKAQIIATADSYLTQEPVPITSATCVRSAGGIHDFYSEGDYWWPNPEDPEGPYIRRDGKTNPENFTAHRQAMRNLNCWVAALVAAYEITGDEKYAAHALRHLKAFFLDPATLMNPNLLYAQAIKGKVSGRGIGIIDTIHLIEVTKAIEILARRGYLKGESLAGLKEWFAAYATWMNTHPYGLDEKDHGNNHSTWWAAQLAAFARLTGQEDLREVAQQQFKKLLAAQMAPDGSFPEEMERTKPYNYSLFNLEGYAVLCELASTPTENLWMYEGPNGSIRKAWDFMLPYVKDKSTWIKPPDVQHFDELPIQTTGLLLTAIAYDDPQMLSIWQQLDPTRTSEEVNRNYPIREPTLWVVTQ; this comes from the coding sequence ATGAAAAATAGTTATCTCATCGTATGGCTCAGTGTATTGTCTTTGACAACCTGTAATCAACCGGCTGTATCCGAGAATGATGGTACGATACAGGTACCTGCCCTGGAAATCGAGTTCAACAAAGCACAAATTATCGCTACAGCGGACAGCTACCTTACTCAGGAGCCCGTGCCCATCACCAGTGCTACCTGCGTGCGCAGTGCTGGCGGGATACACGATTTTTATTCCGAAGGCGATTACTGGTGGCCCAACCCCGAAGACCCGGAAGGCCCTTATATTCGCCGTGATGGAAAGACCAATCCGGAAAATTTCACGGCTCACCGGCAAGCCATGCGCAACCTCAACTGCTGGGTAGCGGCCCTGGTGGCGGCCTACGAAATTACGGGCGACGAAAAATACGCCGCTCATGCGCTTCGCCACCTGAAAGCGTTCTTCCTTGATCCAGCCACCTTGATGAACCCCAACCTGCTGTACGCGCAGGCGATCAAAGGCAAGGTCAGCGGGCGCGGCATCGGTATTATTGATACCATCCACCTCATTGAGGTCACTAAAGCCATTGAAATTCTCGCCCGGCGCGGCTATCTGAAAGGAGAGTCATTGGCGGGCCTCAAAGAATGGTTTGCCGCCTACGCCACCTGGATGAACACCCATCCCTATGGCCTCGACGAGAAAGACCACGGCAACAATCACAGCACCTGGTGGGCCGCCCAATTGGCCGCTTTCGCTCGACTGACGGGGCAGGAAGACTTGCGCGAGGTAGCCCAGCAACAGTTCAAAAAACTCCTAGCGGCGCAAATGGCACCAGACGGTAGTTTCCCAGAAGAAATGGAAAGAACCAAGCCTTATAATTACTCCCTGTTCAACCTGGAGGGCTACGCGGTACTCTGTGAATTGGCTTCTACGCCTACGGAAAATTTGTGGATGTATGAAGGACCAAACGGCAGTATCCGGAAAGCCTGGGATTTTATGCTTCCTTACGTAAAAGACAAATCAACGTGGATCAAACCTCCCGATGTGCAGCATTTTGATGAATTGCCCATCCAAACAACAGGTTTGTTATTAACCGCCATCGCTTACGATGATCCCCAAATGCTGTCGATCTGGCAACAGCTGGACCCTACGCGAACGTCGGAAGAGGTCAATCGCAATTATCCTATCCGGGAACCGACGCTTTGGGTGGTAACACAATAA